In Rhea pennata isolate bPtePen1 chromosome 13, bPtePen1.pri, whole genome shotgun sequence, the following proteins share a genomic window:
- the GPATCH1 gene encoding G patch domain-containing protein 1 isoform X3: MDGERIKKPVPLQEQTVKDGKGRYQRFHGAFTGGFSAGYFNTVGTKEGWTPSSFISSRQKRADKTILGPEDFMDEEDLSEFGIAPKDITTTDDFASKAKDRIKEKARQIAGVVAAIPGTTAFDDLIGPSKITIGVELLRKMGWKEGQGIGPRIKRKPRRQKLDPQVKVYGCALPPGLSEGSEDEEDEYQPENVTFAPKDVMPVDLTPKENVHGLGYKGLDPTQALFGVSGREHLNLFTGGSEKTSDLLGDLRHSKGRKLGITGQAFGVGALEEEDDDIYATETLSKYDTVLKDEEPGDGLYGWTAPKQYKSQKRLETEVKYIGKILDGFLLASKSSAPSKIYRPPDLPRDYRPVHYFRPVIAAGRDNYRLQKALEESTGKLENDATQQSRHTLNASQRRKRLGETVLKGPAPSVLDYLSEKDRERLKEVKQASEQQMKVKMLPQQPQNSRFQPASANDAPHKWQMFLGDQLANAGSSDFKPFARNPEKQKRYESFVQSLKQGQQADTLERYLDPSMTEWERGREQEEFLRAAMFYKSSNSALSSRFTRAKYEDDVDKVEVPRDQENDLDDKESAVKMKMFGKLTRDKFEWHPEKLLCKRFNVPDPYPDSSIVGLPKVKRDKYSVFNFLTLPEPTTSVTQATNVIQQSNNLSKPKKPSRWDVSDTEKEKKDSISEFISLARSKADVQQQPPVPMTEEHGSETNETLPSEIANEDKDQEEESRPSMDLFKAIFVSSSDEKSSSSEEESDEEPQPTASVIDSETTKQVDLPDSSSSNVPENVAATTEPSLPLLPASKDELDVAEEFGPRLPPAFSSGLIQQQRPLVPADFPGPSSKEKHKKNREKHRTKRDHKHKKEKKKKQKKHKTKGKHKNKKSEKDSSSDTEDSSDSLSDMDTIGLSPKELLRRLKQLQH, encoded by the exons ATGGATG GTGAACGAATTAAAAAGCCAGTTCCTCTTCAGGAGCAGACTGTTAAAGATGGCAAGGGACGATATCAACGATTTCATGGAGCATTTACTGGTGGTTTCTCTGCTGGTTACTTCAACACTGTTGGCACAAAGGAAG GATGGACTCCTTCAAGTTTTATATCATCACGGCAGAAGAGAGCAGACAAAACCATTCTTGGGCCAGAAGACTTCATGGATGAAGag GATCTTAGTGAATTTGGGATAGCACCAAAAGATATTACAACCACAGATGATTTTGCATCCAAAGCCAAAGatagaataaaagagaaagctaGACAAATTGCAGGAGTAGTTGCTGCCATTCCAGGAACAACTGCTTTTGATGATTTAATAGGACCATCaaa aataACAATTGGGGTTGAACTGTTGAGAAAAATGGGCTGGAAAGAAGGGCAAGGAATTGGACCTcgaataaaaagaaaacctcgTAGACAGAAACTTG ATCCTCAAGTGAAAGTATATGGTTGTGCGTTACCACCTGGACTGTCTGAGGGGTCTGAG GATGAAGAAGATGAATACcagccagagaatgtgacattTGCACCAAAAGATGTAATGCCTGTAGATCTGACTCCAAAAGAGAATGTCCATGGACTTGGCTATAAGGGTTTGGACCCCACACAAGCTTTGTTTGGTGTATCTGGAAGAGAACACCTTAATCTTTTCACAGGTGGTTCTGAAAAAACAAGTGACCTACTTGGTGATCTGAGACAtagtaaaggaagaaaactagGTATCACCGGCCAG gcTTTTGGTGTAGGAGCTTTagaggaggaagatgatgatATTTATGCAACTGAAACTTTGTCAAAATATGATACAGTTCTAAAAGATGAGGAACCTGGAGATGGCTTGTATGGTTGGACAGCGCCTAAGCAGTATAAATCCCAAAAAA GGCTTGAAACAGAAGTTAAATACATAGGCAAAATCTTGGATGGTTTTTTGTTGGCATCAAAGTCATCAGCTCCAAGCAAG ATTTACCGACCACCTGACCTGCCACGAGATTACAGGCCAGTCCATTACTTTCGGCCTGTGATAGCAGCTGGACGTGACAACTACCGTTTACAGAAGGCGTTAGAGGAATCAACTGGAAAACTTGAGAATGACGCAACACAACAAAGCAGGCATACACTGAATGCATCTCAGAGGAGGAAACGACTAGGAGAAACTGTCCTAAAAG GGCCTGCTCCTTCTGTTTTGGACTATCTGTCTGAGAAAGATagagaaagactgaaagaagtAAAACAAGCATCTGAGCaacaaatgaaagtaaaaatgttgCCTCAACAGCCACAAAATAGCAGATTCCAGCCAGCCTCTGCAAATGATGCTCCTCACAAGTGGCAGATGTTTTTGGGGGATCAGTTAGCAAATGCTGGTTCTAGTGACTTCAAACCATTTGCAAGaaatccagaaaaacaaaaaagatacgAAAGTTTTGTGCAGAGCCTTAAACAAGGACAGCAAG cAGATACGTTGGAGCGTTATTTAGACCCGAGTATGACAGAATGGGAGCgaggaagagaacaagaggaGTTCCTCCGTGCAGCGATGTTCTACAAATCTTCAAACTCAGCACTGTCATCCAGGTTTACCCGAGCCAAATATGAAGATGATGTTGATAAAGTGGAAGTTCCTCGGGACCAAGAG aatgatcTCGATGACAAGGAATCTGCTGTTAAGATGAAGATGTTTGGCAAACTCACAAGAGACAAGTTTGAATGGCACCCTGAAAAGTTACTGTGTAAAAGATTTAACGTTCCTGATCCATACCCTGA TTCTTCCATTGTTGGGTTACCAAAAGTGAAACGAGACAAGTATTCTGTATTCAATTTCCTAACCCTGCCTGAGCCCACCACATCTGTAACTCAAGCAACAAATGTTATTCAACAGAGTAACAATCTCAGCA AACCAAAGAAACCTTCAAGATGGGATGTATCAgatacagagaaagagaaaaaagattctATCAGTGAATTCATTAGTCTTGCTAGATCAAAAGCTGATGTTCAGCAACAGCCACCAGTACCGATGACAGAAGAACATGGAAGTGAGACAAATGAAACTCTTCCCAGTGAg ATAGCTAATGAAGACAAGgatcaggaagaagaaagcagaccATCCATGGACTTATTTAAAGCCATCTTTGTGAGTTCCTCAGATGAAAAATCATCTTCCTCTGAGGAAGAGAGTGATGAAGAGCCTCAGCCAACTGCTTCTGTGATAGATTCAGAAACTACCAAGCAGGTTGATCTACCAGATAGTTCCTCATCTAATGTACCAG AGAATGTGGCTGCTACAACTGAGCCTAGCCTTCCTTTGCTGCCTGCTTCGAAGGATGAACTGGATGTGGCAGAGGAATTTGGACCAAGGTTGCCTCCAGCTTTCTCTTCTG GTCTTATTCAGCAACAAAGACCACTAGTGCCAGCAGATTTTCCTGGGCCTAgtagcaaagaaaaacataaaaagaacagagaaaaacacaggACTAAAAGAGACcacaaacataaaaaggaaaag aaaaagaaacagaagaagcacaaaaccaaaggaaaacataagaataaaaaatctgaaaaagataGCAGCTCAGACACTGAAGACAGCAGTGACAGCCTTAGTGATATGGATACCATAGGCTTGTCACCCAAAGAGCTTCTAAGGAG
- the GPATCH1 gene encoding G patch domain-containing protein 1 isoform X1 has protein sequence MAAASSDSEEEDLVSYGSALPALHEGERIKKPVPLQEQTVKDGKGRYQRFHGAFTGGFSAGYFNTVGTKEGWTPSSFISSRQKRADKTILGPEDFMDEEDLSEFGIAPKDITTTDDFASKAKDRIKEKARQIAGVVAAIPGTTAFDDLIGPSKITIGVELLRKMGWKEGQGIGPRIKRKPRRQKLDPQVKVYGCALPPGLSEGSEDEEDEYQPENVTFAPKDVMPVDLTPKENVHGLGYKGLDPTQALFGVSGREHLNLFTGGSEKTSDLLGDLRHSKGRKLGITGQAFGVGALEEEDDDIYATETLSKYDTVLKDEEPGDGLYGWTAPKQYKSQKRLETEVKYIGKILDGFLLASKSSAPSKIYRPPDLPRDYRPVHYFRPVIAAGRDNYRLQKALEESTGKLENDATQQSRHTLNASQRRKRLGETVLKGPAPSVLDYLSEKDRERLKEVKQASEQQMKVKMLPQQPQNSRFQPASANDAPHKWQMFLGDQLANAGSSDFKPFARNPEKQKRYESFVQSLKQGQQADTLERYLDPSMTEWERGREQEEFLRAAMFYKSSNSALSSRFTRAKYEDDVDKVEVPRDQENDLDDKESAVKMKMFGKLTRDKFEWHPEKLLCKRFNVPDPYPDSSIVGLPKVKRDKYSVFNFLTLPEPTTSVTQATNVIQQSNNLSKPKKPSRWDVSDTEKEKKDSISEFISLARSKADVQQQPPVPMTEEHGSETNETLPSEIANEDKDQEEESRPSMDLFKAIFVSSSDEKSSSSEEESDEEPQPTASVIDSETTKQVDLPDSSSSNVPENVAATTEPSLPLLPASKDELDVAEEFGPRLPPAFSSGLIQQQRPLVPADFPGPSSKEKHKKNREKHRTKRDHKHKKEKKKKQKKHKTKGKHKNKKSEKDSSSDTEDSSDSLSDMDTIGLSPKELLRRLKQLQH, from the exons atggcggcggcgaGCAGCGACAGCGAGGAGGAGGACCTGGTGAGCTACGGCAGCGCGCTGCCGGCCCTGCATGAGG GTGAACGAATTAAAAAGCCAGTTCCTCTTCAGGAGCAGACTGTTAAAGATGGCAAGGGACGATATCAACGATTTCATGGAGCATTTACTGGTGGTTTCTCTGCTGGTTACTTCAACACTGTTGGCACAAAGGAAG GATGGACTCCTTCAAGTTTTATATCATCACGGCAGAAGAGAGCAGACAAAACCATTCTTGGGCCAGAAGACTTCATGGATGAAGag GATCTTAGTGAATTTGGGATAGCACCAAAAGATATTACAACCACAGATGATTTTGCATCCAAAGCCAAAGatagaataaaagagaaagctaGACAAATTGCAGGAGTAGTTGCTGCCATTCCAGGAACAACTGCTTTTGATGATTTAATAGGACCATCaaa aataACAATTGGGGTTGAACTGTTGAGAAAAATGGGCTGGAAAGAAGGGCAAGGAATTGGACCTcgaataaaaagaaaacctcgTAGACAGAAACTTG ATCCTCAAGTGAAAGTATATGGTTGTGCGTTACCACCTGGACTGTCTGAGGGGTCTGAG GATGAAGAAGATGAATACcagccagagaatgtgacattTGCACCAAAAGATGTAATGCCTGTAGATCTGACTCCAAAAGAGAATGTCCATGGACTTGGCTATAAGGGTTTGGACCCCACACAAGCTTTGTTTGGTGTATCTGGAAGAGAACACCTTAATCTTTTCACAGGTGGTTCTGAAAAAACAAGTGACCTACTTGGTGATCTGAGACAtagtaaaggaagaaaactagGTATCACCGGCCAG gcTTTTGGTGTAGGAGCTTTagaggaggaagatgatgatATTTATGCAACTGAAACTTTGTCAAAATATGATACAGTTCTAAAAGATGAGGAACCTGGAGATGGCTTGTATGGTTGGACAGCGCCTAAGCAGTATAAATCCCAAAAAA GGCTTGAAACAGAAGTTAAATACATAGGCAAAATCTTGGATGGTTTTTTGTTGGCATCAAAGTCATCAGCTCCAAGCAAG ATTTACCGACCACCTGACCTGCCACGAGATTACAGGCCAGTCCATTACTTTCGGCCTGTGATAGCAGCTGGACGTGACAACTACCGTTTACAGAAGGCGTTAGAGGAATCAACTGGAAAACTTGAGAATGACGCAACACAACAAAGCAGGCATACACTGAATGCATCTCAGAGGAGGAAACGACTAGGAGAAACTGTCCTAAAAG GGCCTGCTCCTTCTGTTTTGGACTATCTGTCTGAGAAAGATagagaaagactgaaagaagtAAAACAAGCATCTGAGCaacaaatgaaagtaaaaatgttgCCTCAACAGCCACAAAATAGCAGATTCCAGCCAGCCTCTGCAAATGATGCTCCTCACAAGTGGCAGATGTTTTTGGGGGATCAGTTAGCAAATGCTGGTTCTAGTGACTTCAAACCATTTGCAAGaaatccagaaaaacaaaaaagatacgAAAGTTTTGTGCAGAGCCTTAAACAAGGACAGCAAG cAGATACGTTGGAGCGTTATTTAGACCCGAGTATGACAGAATGGGAGCgaggaagagaacaagaggaGTTCCTCCGTGCAGCGATGTTCTACAAATCTTCAAACTCAGCACTGTCATCCAGGTTTACCCGAGCCAAATATGAAGATGATGTTGATAAAGTGGAAGTTCCTCGGGACCAAGAG aatgatcTCGATGACAAGGAATCTGCTGTTAAGATGAAGATGTTTGGCAAACTCACAAGAGACAAGTTTGAATGGCACCCTGAAAAGTTACTGTGTAAAAGATTTAACGTTCCTGATCCATACCCTGA TTCTTCCATTGTTGGGTTACCAAAAGTGAAACGAGACAAGTATTCTGTATTCAATTTCCTAACCCTGCCTGAGCCCACCACATCTGTAACTCAAGCAACAAATGTTATTCAACAGAGTAACAATCTCAGCA AACCAAAGAAACCTTCAAGATGGGATGTATCAgatacagagaaagagaaaaaagattctATCAGTGAATTCATTAGTCTTGCTAGATCAAAAGCTGATGTTCAGCAACAGCCACCAGTACCGATGACAGAAGAACATGGAAGTGAGACAAATGAAACTCTTCCCAGTGAg ATAGCTAATGAAGACAAGgatcaggaagaagaaagcagaccATCCATGGACTTATTTAAAGCCATCTTTGTGAGTTCCTCAGATGAAAAATCATCTTCCTCTGAGGAAGAGAGTGATGAAGAGCCTCAGCCAACTGCTTCTGTGATAGATTCAGAAACTACCAAGCAGGTTGATCTACCAGATAGTTCCTCATCTAATGTACCAG AGAATGTGGCTGCTACAACTGAGCCTAGCCTTCCTTTGCTGCCTGCTTCGAAGGATGAACTGGATGTGGCAGAGGAATTTGGACCAAGGTTGCCTCCAGCTTTCTCTTCTG GTCTTATTCAGCAACAAAGACCACTAGTGCCAGCAGATTTTCCTGGGCCTAgtagcaaagaaaaacataaaaagaacagagaaaaacacaggACTAAAAGAGACcacaaacataaaaaggaaaag aaaaagaaacagaagaagcacaaaaccaaaggaaaacataagaataaaaaatctgaaaaagataGCAGCTCAGACACTGAAGACAGCAGTGACAGCCTTAGTGATATGGATACCATAGGCTTGTCACCCAAAGAGCTTCTAAGGAG
- the GPATCH1 gene encoding G patch domain-containing protein 1 isoform X2, translating into MAAASSDSEEEDLVSYGSALPALHEGERIKKPVPLQEQTVKDGKGRYQRFHGAFTGGFSAGYFNTVGTKEGWTPSSFISSRQKRADKTILGPEDFMDEEDLSEFGIAPKDITTTDDFASKAKDRIKEKARQIAGVVAAIPGTTAFDDLIGPSKITIGVELLRKMGWKEGQGIGPRIKRKPRRQKLDPQVKVYGCALPPGLSEGSEDEEDEYQPENVTFAPKDVMPVDLTPKENVHGLGYKGLDPTQALFGVSGREHLNLFTGGSEKTSDLLGDLRHSKGRKLGITGQAFGVGALEEEDDDIYATETLSKYDTVLKDEEPGDGLYGWTAPKQYKSQKRLETEVKYIGKILDGFLLASKSSAPSKIYRPPDLPRDYRPVHYFRPVIAAGRDNYRLQKALEESTGKLENDATQQSRHTLNASQRRKRLGETVLKGPAPSVLDYLSEKDRERLKEVKQASEQQMKVKMLPQQPQNSRFQPASANDAPHKWQMFLGDQLANAGSSDFKPFARNPEKQKRYESFVQSLKQGQQDTLERYLDPSMTEWERGREQEEFLRAAMFYKSSNSALSSRFTRAKYEDDVDKVEVPRDQENDLDDKESAVKMKMFGKLTRDKFEWHPEKLLCKRFNVPDPYPDSSIVGLPKVKRDKYSVFNFLTLPEPTTSVTQATNVIQQSNNLSKPKKPSRWDVSDTEKEKKDSISEFISLARSKADVQQQPPVPMTEEHGSETNETLPSEIANEDKDQEEESRPSMDLFKAIFVSSSDEKSSSSEEESDEEPQPTASVIDSETTKQVDLPDSSSSNVPENVAATTEPSLPLLPASKDELDVAEEFGPRLPPAFSSGLIQQQRPLVPADFPGPSSKEKHKKNREKHRTKRDHKHKKEKKKKQKKHKTKGKHKNKKSEKDSSSDTEDSSDSLSDMDTIGLSPKELLRRLKQLQH; encoded by the exons atggcggcggcgaGCAGCGACAGCGAGGAGGAGGACCTGGTGAGCTACGGCAGCGCGCTGCCGGCCCTGCATGAGG GTGAACGAATTAAAAAGCCAGTTCCTCTTCAGGAGCAGACTGTTAAAGATGGCAAGGGACGATATCAACGATTTCATGGAGCATTTACTGGTGGTTTCTCTGCTGGTTACTTCAACACTGTTGGCACAAAGGAAG GATGGACTCCTTCAAGTTTTATATCATCACGGCAGAAGAGAGCAGACAAAACCATTCTTGGGCCAGAAGACTTCATGGATGAAGag GATCTTAGTGAATTTGGGATAGCACCAAAAGATATTACAACCACAGATGATTTTGCATCCAAAGCCAAAGatagaataaaagagaaagctaGACAAATTGCAGGAGTAGTTGCTGCCATTCCAGGAACAACTGCTTTTGATGATTTAATAGGACCATCaaa aataACAATTGGGGTTGAACTGTTGAGAAAAATGGGCTGGAAAGAAGGGCAAGGAATTGGACCTcgaataaaaagaaaacctcgTAGACAGAAACTTG ATCCTCAAGTGAAAGTATATGGTTGTGCGTTACCACCTGGACTGTCTGAGGGGTCTGAG GATGAAGAAGATGAATACcagccagagaatgtgacattTGCACCAAAAGATGTAATGCCTGTAGATCTGACTCCAAAAGAGAATGTCCATGGACTTGGCTATAAGGGTTTGGACCCCACACAAGCTTTGTTTGGTGTATCTGGAAGAGAACACCTTAATCTTTTCACAGGTGGTTCTGAAAAAACAAGTGACCTACTTGGTGATCTGAGACAtagtaaaggaagaaaactagGTATCACCGGCCAG gcTTTTGGTGTAGGAGCTTTagaggaggaagatgatgatATTTATGCAACTGAAACTTTGTCAAAATATGATACAGTTCTAAAAGATGAGGAACCTGGAGATGGCTTGTATGGTTGGACAGCGCCTAAGCAGTATAAATCCCAAAAAA GGCTTGAAACAGAAGTTAAATACATAGGCAAAATCTTGGATGGTTTTTTGTTGGCATCAAAGTCATCAGCTCCAAGCAAG ATTTACCGACCACCTGACCTGCCACGAGATTACAGGCCAGTCCATTACTTTCGGCCTGTGATAGCAGCTGGACGTGACAACTACCGTTTACAGAAGGCGTTAGAGGAATCAACTGGAAAACTTGAGAATGACGCAACACAACAAAGCAGGCATACACTGAATGCATCTCAGAGGAGGAAACGACTAGGAGAAACTGTCCTAAAAG GGCCTGCTCCTTCTGTTTTGGACTATCTGTCTGAGAAAGATagagaaagactgaaagaagtAAAACAAGCATCTGAGCaacaaatgaaagtaaaaatgttgCCTCAACAGCCACAAAATAGCAGATTCCAGCCAGCCTCTGCAAATGATGCTCCTCACAAGTGGCAGATGTTTTTGGGGGATCAGTTAGCAAATGCTGGTTCTAGTGACTTCAAACCATTTGCAAGaaatccagaaaaacaaaaaagatacgAAAGTTTTGTGCAGAGCCTTAAACAAGGACAGCAAG ATACGTTGGAGCGTTATTTAGACCCGAGTATGACAGAATGGGAGCgaggaagagaacaagaggaGTTCCTCCGTGCAGCGATGTTCTACAAATCTTCAAACTCAGCACTGTCATCCAGGTTTACCCGAGCCAAATATGAAGATGATGTTGATAAAGTGGAAGTTCCTCGGGACCAAGAG aatgatcTCGATGACAAGGAATCTGCTGTTAAGATGAAGATGTTTGGCAAACTCACAAGAGACAAGTTTGAATGGCACCCTGAAAAGTTACTGTGTAAAAGATTTAACGTTCCTGATCCATACCCTGA TTCTTCCATTGTTGGGTTACCAAAAGTGAAACGAGACAAGTATTCTGTATTCAATTTCCTAACCCTGCCTGAGCCCACCACATCTGTAACTCAAGCAACAAATGTTATTCAACAGAGTAACAATCTCAGCA AACCAAAGAAACCTTCAAGATGGGATGTATCAgatacagagaaagagaaaaaagattctATCAGTGAATTCATTAGTCTTGCTAGATCAAAAGCTGATGTTCAGCAACAGCCACCAGTACCGATGACAGAAGAACATGGAAGTGAGACAAATGAAACTCTTCCCAGTGAg ATAGCTAATGAAGACAAGgatcaggaagaagaaagcagaccATCCATGGACTTATTTAAAGCCATCTTTGTGAGTTCCTCAGATGAAAAATCATCTTCCTCTGAGGAAGAGAGTGATGAAGAGCCTCAGCCAACTGCTTCTGTGATAGATTCAGAAACTACCAAGCAGGTTGATCTACCAGATAGTTCCTCATCTAATGTACCAG AGAATGTGGCTGCTACAACTGAGCCTAGCCTTCCTTTGCTGCCTGCTTCGAAGGATGAACTGGATGTGGCAGAGGAATTTGGACCAAGGTTGCCTCCAGCTTTCTCTTCTG GTCTTATTCAGCAACAAAGACCACTAGTGCCAGCAGATTTTCCTGGGCCTAgtagcaaagaaaaacataaaaagaacagagaaaaacacaggACTAAAAGAGACcacaaacataaaaaggaaaag aaaaagaaacagaagaagcacaaaaccaaaggaaaacataagaataaaaaatctgaaaaagataGCAGCTCAGACACTGAAGACAGCAGTGACAGCCTTAGTGATATGGATACCATAGGCTTGTCACCCAAAGAGCTTCTAAGGAG
- the GPATCH1 gene encoding G patch domain-containing protein 1 isoform X4, whose product MAAASSDSEEEDLVSYGSALPALHEGERIKKPVPLQEQTVKDGKGRYQRFHGAFTGGFSAGYFNTVGTKEGWTPSSFISSRQKRADKTILGPEDFMDEEDLSEFGIAPKDITTTDDFASKAKDRIKEKARQIAGVVAAIPGTTAFDDLIGPSKITIGVELLRKMGWKEGQGIGPRIKRKPRRQKLDPQVKVYGCALPPGLSEGSEDEEDEYQPENVTFAPKDVMPVDLTPKENVHGLGYKGLDPTQALFGVSGREHLNLFTGGSEKTSDLLGDLRHSKGRKLGITGQAFGVGALEEEDDDIYATETLSKYDTVLKDEEPGDGLYGWTAPKQYKSQKRLETEVKYIGKILDGFLLASKSSAPSKIYRPPDLPRDYRPVHYFRPVIAAGRDNYRLQKALEESTGKLENDATQQSRHTLNASQRRKRLGETVLKGPAPSVLDYLSEKDRERLKEVKQASEQQMKVKMLPQQPQNSRFQPASANDAPHKWQMFLGDQLANAGSSDFKPFARNPEKQKRYESFVQSLKQGQQADTLERYLDPSMTEWERGREQEEFLRAAMFYKSSNSALSSRFTRAKYEDDVDKVEVPRDQENDLDDKESAVKMKMFGKLTRDKFEWHPEKLLCKRFNVPDPYPDSSIVGLPKVKRDKYSVFNFLTLPEPTTSVTQATNVIQQSNNLSKPKKPSRWDVSDTEKEKKDSISEFISLARSKADVQQQPPVPMTEEHGSETNETLPSEIANEDKDQEEESRPSMDLFKAIFVSSSDEKSSSSEEESDEEPQPTASVIDSETTKQVDLPDSSSSNVPENVAATTEPSLPLLPASKDELDVAEEFGPRLPPAFSSEKETEEAQNQRKT is encoded by the exons atggcggcggcgaGCAGCGACAGCGAGGAGGAGGACCTGGTGAGCTACGGCAGCGCGCTGCCGGCCCTGCATGAGG GTGAACGAATTAAAAAGCCAGTTCCTCTTCAGGAGCAGACTGTTAAAGATGGCAAGGGACGATATCAACGATTTCATGGAGCATTTACTGGTGGTTTCTCTGCTGGTTACTTCAACACTGTTGGCACAAAGGAAG GATGGACTCCTTCAAGTTTTATATCATCACGGCAGAAGAGAGCAGACAAAACCATTCTTGGGCCAGAAGACTTCATGGATGAAGag GATCTTAGTGAATTTGGGATAGCACCAAAAGATATTACAACCACAGATGATTTTGCATCCAAAGCCAAAGatagaataaaagagaaagctaGACAAATTGCAGGAGTAGTTGCTGCCATTCCAGGAACAACTGCTTTTGATGATTTAATAGGACCATCaaa aataACAATTGGGGTTGAACTGTTGAGAAAAATGGGCTGGAAAGAAGGGCAAGGAATTGGACCTcgaataaaaagaaaacctcgTAGACAGAAACTTG ATCCTCAAGTGAAAGTATATGGTTGTGCGTTACCACCTGGACTGTCTGAGGGGTCTGAG GATGAAGAAGATGAATACcagccagagaatgtgacattTGCACCAAAAGATGTAATGCCTGTAGATCTGACTCCAAAAGAGAATGTCCATGGACTTGGCTATAAGGGTTTGGACCCCACACAAGCTTTGTTTGGTGTATCTGGAAGAGAACACCTTAATCTTTTCACAGGTGGTTCTGAAAAAACAAGTGACCTACTTGGTGATCTGAGACAtagtaaaggaagaaaactagGTATCACCGGCCAG gcTTTTGGTGTAGGAGCTTTagaggaggaagatgatgatATTTATGCAACTGAAACTTTGTCAAAATATGATACAGTTCTAAAAGATGAGGAACCTGGAGATGGCTTGTATGGTTGGACAGCGCCTAAGCAGTATAAATCCCAAAAAA GGCTTGAAACAGAAGTTAAATACATAGGCAAAATCTTGGATGGTTTTTTGTTGGCATCAAAGTCATCAGCTCCAAGCAAG ATTTACCGACCACCTGACCTGCCACGAGATTACAGGCCAGTCCATTACTTTCGGCCTGTGATAGCAGCTGGACGTGACAACTACCGTTTACAGAAGGCGTTAGAGGAATCAACTGGAAAACTTGAGAATGACGCAACACAACAAAGCAGGCATACACTGAATGCATCTCAGAGGAGGAAACGACTAGGAGAAACTGTCCTAAAAG GGCCTGCTCCTTCTGTTTTGGACTATCTGTCTGAGAAAGATagagaaagactgaaagaagtAAAACAAGCATCTGAGCaacaaatgaaagtaaaaatgttgCCTCAACAGCCACAAAATAGCAGATTCCAGCCAGCCTCTGCAAATGATGCTCCTCACAAGTGGCAGATGTTTTTGGGGGATCAGTTAGCAAATGCTGGTTCTAGTGACTTCAAACCATTTGCAAGaaatccagaaaaacaaaaaagatacgAAAGTTTTGTGCAGAGCCTTAAACAAGGACAGCAAG cAGATACGTTGGAGCGTTATTTAGACCCGAGTATGACAGAATGGGAGCgaggaagagaacaagaggaGTTCCTCCGTGCAGCGATGTTCTACAAATCTTCAAACTCAGCACTGTCATCCAGGTTTACCCGAGCCAAATATGAAGATGATGTTGATAAAGTGGAAGTTCCTCGGGACCAAGAG aatgatcTCGATGACAAGGAATCTGCTGTTAAGATGAAGATGTTTGGCAAACTCACAAGAGACAAGTTTGAATGGCACCCTGAAAAGTTACTGTGTAAAAGATTTAACGTTCCTGATCCATACCCTGA TTCTTCCATTGTTGGGTTACCAAAAGTGAAACGAGACAAGTATTCTGTATTCAATTTCCTAACCCTGCCTGAGCCCACCACATCTGTAACTCAAGCAACAAATGTTATTCAACAGAGTAACAATCTCAGCA AACCAAAGAAACCTTCAAGATGGGATGTATCAgatacagagaaagagaaaaaagattctATCAGTGAATTCATTAGTCTTGCTAGATCAAAAGCTGATGTTCAGCAACAGCCACCAGTACCGATGACAGAAGAACATGGAAGTGAGACAAATGAAACTCTTCCCAGTGAg ATAGCTAATGAAGACAAGgatcaggaagaagaaagcagaccATCCATGGACTTATTTAAAGCCATCTTTGTGAGTTCCTCAGATGAAAAATCATCTTCCTCTGAGGAAGAGAGTGATGAAGAGCCTCAGCCAACTGCTTCTGTGATAGATTCAGAAACTACCAAGCAGGTTGATCTACCAGATAGTTCCTCATCTAATGTACCAG AGAATGTGGCTGCTACAACTGAGCCTAGCCTTCCTTTGCTGCCTGCTTCGAAGGATGAACTGGATGTGGCAGAGGAATTTGGACCAAGGTTGCCTCCAGCTTTCTCTTCTG aaaaagaaacagaagaagcacaaaaccaaaggaaaacataa